The following are encoded in a window of Solidesulfovibrio magneticus RS-1 genomic DNA:
- a CDS encoding iron-containing alcohol dehydrogenase → MGNWHCKIDLNHVFTLQPTRPNTVFGIGALSRIDGVLADLARGGQSAVLVVTDAVAAKASGAWEAVRPALDAQVAWTLFNGVRPNPTLANGDAAAAAGREAKAQAVLAIGGGSVIDAAKIAAALLAHPGKKASDFFSGKAAVSSSLPLVVVNTTHGSGSECTATATAQTDGENKHAIRSPHLYPTQAIDDPILTVSLPPRHTVATALDALCHALEAATATTASPYSISLAKDAVRIIASFLPTAIRQPGNLNARYWLTYASAIAGIAVDCGSLHLVHALENAMSAINPDVAHGEGLGILLPAVMREIYPATPEILAALLHPLAPDLTGNPGETDVAVARLRQWLDSLGQPATMTAYFTGADVPALTRLAVKSPPAKALLQYAPIRVDSAIVERIFQHAL, encoded by the coding sequence ATGGGCAACTGGCATTGCAAGATCGACCTCAACCACGTTTTCACCCTGCAGCCCACGAGGCCCAACACCGTTTTCGGCATCGGCGCGTTGTCCCGCATCGACGGCGTTTTGGCCGATCTGGCCAGGGGCGGCCAGAGCGCGGTCCTGGTCGTCACCGACGCCGTGGCCGCCAAGGCCAGCGGGGCGTGGGAGGCCGTGCGCCCGGCCCTGGACGCCCAGGTCGCCTGGACGCTTTTTAACGGCGTGCGCCCCAATCCTACCCTGGCCAACGGCGACGCCGCCGCCGCGGCAGGGCGCGAGGCCAAGGCCCAGGCCGTCCTGGCCATCGGCGGCGGCAGCGTCATCGACGCCGCCAAGATCGCCGCCGCCCTGCTGGCCCATCCCGGCAAGAAGGCGTCCGATTTCTTTTCCGGCAAAGCCGCCGTCAGCAGTTCCCTGCCCCTGGTCGTGGTCAACACCACCCACGGCTCGGGTTCGGAATGCACGGCCACGGCCACGGCCCAGACCGACGGCGAAAACAAGCACGCCATCCGCTCGCCGCATCTCTACCCGACCCAGGCCATCGACGATCCGATCCTGACCGTCTCCCTGCCGCCACGCCATACCGTGGCCACCGCCCTGGACGCCCTGTGCCATGCCCTGGAGGCGGCCACGGCCACCACGGCCTCGCCCTACTCCATCAGCCTGGCCAAGGACGCCGTGCGCATCATCGCCTCGTTTCTGCCCACGGCCATCCGCCAGCCCGGGAACCTCAACGCCCGCTACTGGCTCACCTACGCCTCGGCCATCGCCGGCATCGCCGTCGACTGCGGCAGCCTGCACCTCGTCCACGCCCTGGAAAACGCCATGAGCGCCATCAATCCCGACGTGGCCCACGGCGAGGGGCTGGGCATCCTGCTGCCGGCCGTCATGCGTGAAATCTACCCGGCCACCCCGGAGATCCTGGCCGCCCTGCTCCACCCCCTCGCCCCGGACCTGACGGGCAATCCCGGCGAGACCGACGTCGCCGTGGCGAGGCTGCGCCAGTGGCTGGACAGCCTGGGGCAGCCGGCCACCATGACCGCCTATTTCACCGGCGCCGACGTGCCGGCCCTGACCCGTCTGGCCGTCAAGTCGCCCCCGGCCAAGGCGCTTTTGCAATACGCGCCCATCCGCGTGGACAGCGCCATCGTGGAGCGCATCTTCCAGCACGCGCTCTAA
- a CDS encoding DHA2 family efflux MFS transporter permease subunit, with amino-acid sequence MAEQAPNKWLITLAVMVPTLIEILDTSIANVALGHIQGSLSAGQDEVTWVLTSYLVSNAIVIPISGFLSKLLGRRNYLLWSVTVFTIASMCCGLATNLGMLVFFRIIQGIGGGGLQPMSQAILLEAYPPKERGLAMAIFAMGAVLGPILGPLLGGYITDNYSWRWIFNINVPVGILAMALIWFYIKDPDYLERRKAGDAVDYLGLALLSLGLGCLQIVLDKGQQDDWFSADYILTLSVIAGVCLSAFLIWELRCKHPVVDLKVFADRTFAMGNIVMFFGFFAFFGSIVLLPLYLQNLMSYTAFLSGVVLGPGGLIMLAILPIVGKATTKVDARILLCIGLCISAYSLFRMAGFSLDIDIGTAIAARNVQAIGIAFFFVPLSYLTMAFIPREGMNNASAVFNLLRNLGGSFGVAFVTTLLARRAQFHQARLIENLTPYDLSYQSAKERLTAYLAPKVLGLYDASQTASGALYKLLLKQANAMAFCDVFHAQGQLFLGLAVLMWIMKKPPMGSKMPEGMH; translated from the coding sequence ATGGCCGAGCAAGCCCCCAACAAATGGCTCATCACCCTGGCGGTGATGGTGCCGACGCTCATCGAGATCCTCGACACCTCCATCGCCAACGTGGCCCTGGGCCACATCCAGGGCAGCCTGTCGGCCGGCCAGGACGAGGTGACCTGGGTGCTCACCTCGTATCTCGTCTCCAACGCCATCGTCATCCCCATCAGCGGCTTTCTCTCCAAGCTCCTGGGGCGGCGCAACTATCTGCTGTGGTCGGTCACCGTCTTCACCATCGCCTCCATGTGCTGCGGCCTGGCCACCAACCTCGGGATGCTGGTTTTTTTCCGCATCATCCAAGGCATCGGCGGCGGCGGACTCCAGCCCATGTCCCAGGCCATCCTGCTTGAAGCCTATCCGCCCAAGGAACGCGGCCTGGCCATGGCCATCTTCGCCATGGGCGCGGTGCTGGGCCCCATCCTCGGGCCGCTTCTGGGTGGCTACATCACGGACAATTATTCCTGGCGCTGGATTTTCAACATCAACGTGCCCGTCGGCATCCTGGCCATGGCGCTTATCTGGTTTTACATCAAGGACCCGGATTATCTGGAGCGCCGCAAGGCCGGCGACGCCGTGGACTATCTGGGGCTGGCCCTTTTGAGCCTCGGGCTTGGCTGCCTGCAGATCGTCCTGGACAAGGGCCAGCAGGACGACTGGTTTAGCGCCGACTACATCCTCACGCTGTCGGTCATCGCCGGGGTGTGTCTGTCGGCCTTTCTTATCTGGGAGCTGCGCTGCAAGCATCCCGTGGTCGATCTCAAAGTCTTTGCCGACCGCACCTTTGCCATGGGCAACATCGTCATGTTCTTTGGGTTTTTCGCCTTTTTCGGCTCCATCGTGCTGTTGCCCCTCTATCTGCAAAACCTCATGAGCTACACGGCCTTTCTTTCAGGCGTGGTCCTTGGCCCGGGCGGGCTCATCATGCTGGCCATCCTGCCCATTGTCGGCAAGGCCACCACCAAGGTCGACGCCCGGATTCTGTTGTGCATCGGCCTTTGCATCAGCGCCTATTCGCTTTTTCGCATGGCCGGTTTTTCGCTGGACATCGACATCGGCACGGCCATTGCCGCCCGCAACGTCCAGGCCATTGGCATCGCCTTTTTCTTCGTGCCCCTGTCCTACCTCACCATGGCCTTTATTCCGCGCGAAGGCATGAACAACGCCTCGGCCGTGTTCAATCTGCTGCGAAACCTCGGCGGCTCCTTCGGCGTAGCCTTCGTCACCACGCTTTTGGCCCGGCGTGCTCAGTTCCACCAGGCCCGGCTCATCGAAAACCTCACGCCCTACGATCTTTCCTACCAGTCGGCCAAGGAACGCCTGACCGCCTACCTCGCGCCCAAGGTCCTGGGACTGTACGACGCCTCGCAAACCGCCTCTGGCGCGCTCTACAAGCTGCTGCTCAAACAGGCCAACGCCATGGCCTTTTGCGACGTGTTCCATGCCCAAGGCCAGCTTTTCCTCGGCTTGGCCGTGCTCATGTGGATCATGAAAAAACCGCCCATGGGCTCGAAAATGCCCGAAGGCATGCACTGA
- a CDS encoding HlyD family secretion protein produces the protein MKLSFRAKHKPEGQPADRKKRVLVLAVAAVALLSLGYYLYARGKVSTDDAFVDGRIHPITPRVAGYVDEAPVEDNQLVAAGDVLAVLDPTDYEVALAQARADLAAAESQLAAQELGVPLQRSQTSSKVTGARAQLESEQRSLDQAVKERDAAVQEAAQIEAQLDQDKLDHARISQLRTKDAVSQSDLDSIENKRRAHEAQLRAAKAKADGAGRRLESIEAVIKRLRSEIELAQTGEEQAVIQTREAAAQRAKVELARQKVKQAELNLSYTRITAPVAGHVTKKQIESGRLVAAGQALMTVVPLDSKELWVTANFKETQLRDVRPGQSVDIEVDTFPGHAITGTVESIQAGTGSVFSLFPSENASGNYVKIVQRIPVKIVFDKSAADKLPQLRLGMSVVPVIHTN, from the coding sequence ATGAAACTTTCCTTCCGTGCCAAGCACAAGCCCGAAGGCCAGCCGGCCGACCGCAAAAAACGCGTCCTGGTCCTGGCCGTGGCCGCCGTGGCCCTGCTGTCGCTGGGCTATTATCTCTACGCCCGGGGCAAGGTGTCCACCGACGACGCCTTCGTGGACGGCCGCATCCATCCCATCACGCCGCGGGTGGCCGGCTATGTTGATGAAGCGCCGGTGGAGGACAACCAGCTCGTGGCCGCCGGCGACGTGCTGGCCGTGCTGGACCCCACGGACTACGAAGTGGCCCTGGCCCAGGCCCGGGCCGATCTGGCCGCCGCCGAAAGCCAGCTGGCCGCCCAGGAACTGGGCGTGCCGCTGCAGCGCTCCCAGACCTCGTCCAAGGTCACCGGCGCCCGGGCCCAGCTCGAAAGCGAACAGCGCAGCCTGGACCAGGCCGTCAAGGAACGCGACGCCGCCGTGCAGGAGGCCGCCCAGATCGAGGCCCAGCTCGACCAGGACAAGCTCGACCACGCCCGCATCAGCCAGCTGCGCACCAAGGACGCCGTGTCCCAGTCCGATCTCGACAGCATCGAAAACAAGCGCCGGGCCCATGAGGCCCAGTTGCGGGCCGCCAAGGCCAAGGCCGACGGAGCCGGACGCCGCCTGGAGTCCATCGAGGCCGTCATCAAGCGGCTGCGCTCGGAAATCGAGCTGGCCCAGACCGGCGAGGAACAGGCCGTCATCCAGACCCGCGAGGCCGCGGCCCAGCGGGCCAAGGTGGAGCTGGCCCGCCAGAAGGTCAAACAGGCCGAGCTCAACTTGTCCTACACCCGCATCACCGCCCCGGTGGCCGGGCATGTGACCAAAAAGCAGATCGAATCCGGCCGGCTGGTGGCCGCCGGGCAGGCGCTTATGACCGTGGTGCCGCTGGATTCCAAGGAGCTGTGGGTCACGGCCAATTTCAAGGAAACCCAGCTGCGGGACGTGCGCCCGGGCCAGAGCGTGGACATCGAGGTGGACACCTTCCCGGGCCATGCCATCACCGGCACGGTGGAGTCCATCCAGGCCGGCACCGGCTCGGTGTTCTCGCTTTTCCCCTCGGAAAACGCCTCGGGCAACTACGTGAAAATCGTTCAGCGCATCCCGGTCAAGATCGTCTTTGACAAAAGCGCAGCCGACAAGCTGCCGCAACTGCGCCTGGGCATGAGCGTGGTGCCCGTGATCCACACCAACTAA
- a CDS encoding MarR family winged helix-turn-helix transcriptional regulator → MDLASRYDIDNAVGYAVGHAAARIKIALRRAFLAAGHDVTPDQWVVLYRLLENEGLTQVALGERTVKDKTTVTRILDRLEARELLTRRRAPDDRRSQRLYLTEAGRTLALALVPIVQAFADAAYADLTGNDKAVLRDLLTRIEARLDCLPETKDAP, encoded by the coding sequence ATGGACCTTGCCTCCCGCTATGACATCGACAATGCCGTTGGTTATGCCGTAGGCCATGCCGCCGCCCGGATCAAGATCGCACTGCGCCGAGCCTTTCTGGCCGCCGGACACGACGTGACCCCGGACCAATGGGTGGTGCTCTACCGGCTGCTGGAAAATGAAGGGCTCACCCAGGTGGCACTGGGCGAACGCACCGTCAAGGACAAGACCACGGTCACCCGCATCCTGGACCGGCTGGAAGCCAGGGAGCTGCTCACGCGGCGACGCGCCCCGGACGACCGGCGCTCCCAGCGCCTCTACCTCACCGAGGCCGGCCGGACCCTGGCCCTGGCGCTTGTGCCCATCGTCCAGGCCTTTGCCGACGCCGCCTATGCCGATCTCACCGGGAACGACAAGGCCGTGCTGCGCGATCTGCTGACCCGCATCGAAGCCCGCCTCGACTGCCTGCCCGAAACCAAGGACGCCCCATGA
- a CDS encoding Nramp family divalent metal transporter, whose amino-acid sequence MEAFRRLATAVWDMARFRDHGRPRLAALEIFKYIGPGLLVTVGFIDPGNWASNVAAGADYGYSLLWMVTLSTIMLIVLQHNAAHLGIATGLCLSEAAMRHLPRGVAATALSTAVLASISTALAELLGAAIALRMLFGLPLWLGTLAALVVALWMLFGKSYRRIERLIIGGVSLIGLAFLFELSLVHIDWGAAALGWVRPSLPDGALPVVMSVLGAVVMPHNLFLHSEVIQSRQWNLDEPEMIERQLKYEYLDTLFSMGVGFCINSAMILLAAAAFFGRGLEVTELEQAQSLLTPLLGPAAGVVFAVSLLLAGLASSVTAGMAGGSIFAGIFGEPYDIRDSHSRVGVAVTLIGGAAAILLVGDPLKGLIWSQIALSMQLPVTIILQISLTSRRTVMGHYANRPSTTVLLAVTALVVIGLNLMLLVETFFS is encoded by the coding sequence ATGGAGGCGTTTCGCCGGCTGGCCACGGCCGTGTGGGATATGGCGCGGTTTCGGGACCATGGCCGGCCCCGGTTGGCCGCCCTGGAAATATTTAAATACATCGGCCCGGGGCTGCTTGTGACCGTGGGATTTATCGACCCGGGCAACTGGGCTTCCAACGTGGCCGCCGGGGCCGACTACGGCTACAGTCTGCTGTGGATGGTGACGCTGTCCACCATCATGCTTATCGTCTTGCAGCACAACGCCGCCCATCTGGGCATCGCCACGGGCCTGTGCCTGTCCGAGGCGGCCATGCGCCATTTGCCCAGGGGAGTGGCGGCCACGGCCCTGAGCACGGCCGTACTGGCTTCGATCTCCACGGCCCTGGCCGAGCTTTTGGGCGCGGCCATCGCGCTGCGTATGCTCTTTGGCCTGCCGCTGTGGCTGGGGACCCTGGCCGCGCTGGTCGTGGCCTTGTGGATGCTTTTCGGCAAATCCTACCGGCGTATTGAGCGGCTCATCATCGGCGGCGTGTCGCTTATCGGCCTGGCTTTTCTTTTCGAATTGTCCCTGGTCCACATCGACTGGGGCGCGGCGGCCCTGGGCTGGGTGCGCCCCAGCCTGCCCGATGGGGCGCTGCCCGTGGTCATGAGTGTGCTTGGCGCGGTGGTCATGCCGCATAACCTCTTTTTGCACTCGGAAGTGATCCAAAGCCGGCAGTGGAACCTTGACGAGCCGGAGATGATCGAGCGCCAGCTCAAGTACGAGTATCTGGACACGCTGTTTTCCATGGGCGTGGGCTTTTGCATCAACAGCGCCATGATCCTGCTGGCCGCGGCCGCCTTTTTCGGCCGGGGGCTGGAAGTGACCGAGCTGGAGCAGGCCCAGTCGCTTTTAACACCCCTTTTGGGGCCGGCGGCCGGGGTGGTGTTCGCCGTCAGCCTGCTTTTGGCCGGGCTGGCCTCCAGCGTCACGGCCGGCATGGCCGGGGGCAGCATCTTCGCCGGCATCTTCGGCGAACCCTACGACATCCGCGACAGCCATTCGCGCGTGGGCGTGGCCGTGACGCTTATTGGCGGCGCGGCGGCCATCCTGCTGGTCGGCGACCCCTTAAAGGGCCTCATCTGGTCCCAGATCGCCCTGTCCATGCAGTTGCCGGTGACGATCATCCTGCAAATAAGCCTCACCTCGCGCCGCACGGTCATGGGACACTACGCCAACCGGCCTTCCACCACCGTGCTCCTGGCGGTCACGGCCCTGGTGGTTATCGGACTCAACCTCATGCTTCTGGTCGAGACGTTTTTTTCCTAG